One Paralichthys olivaceus isolate ysfri-2021 chromosome 8, ASM2471397v2, whole genome shotgun sequence genomic region harbors:
- the prom1b gene encoding prominin 1 b isoform X2, whose product MLWSRCLVLLLCWGATSGEQQADERSGASSELRTDSRRQRSPPPVEPLDFGFVPSAVYDTHAYYEPGAVGILFHMVHAFLYVVQPNSFPKDVIVKVIQQNMGGIKIQEWRKPENVVLLLQWIYYEAGFLICSTIGILFVVLTPIIGTCFCVCRCCENCGGEMHQRQRKNADCQRGFYTASLIASSIFIILGVLVAYAANHNIGMQIKSTRRLINTNMRDLKTFANNTPAQIDYLTAQYTTAKNKVLSDLDNIGPLLGGRIHSQLEKEVVPSLDNALRMAGAKVEGAIKAMRETKEALENISSSLEVLQEGTGKLQASLSGERASLSNTLSDPACTNGAVSHTCNTIRSTLSQLGVNANYLRLPDVNHALTNVQTVLRTDLSNIVQKGYSSFNDTPSLVKEQTKNIVSGVKGMLDKIGTEINTFAKMFPVEASLANFTIFLTEGQKNIESFYPQIDQFEFYRWIGCVAALCLVVLILAFNILGLLCGTCGYDKQATPTTRGCLSNTGGNLLMAGVGFSFIFSWLLMGTVTTLFVVGGNVEKLICEPLANRQLFQIIDTPYLVHPAKRNFLPGMLFQNPNIDLTLGSMYRECYDNNGLYHALQLETMFNINTFLNRTVYNKDLAKVFENVQVDLQDITLLEQAGRDNLINFANSGIGQIEYETYLAELNKGVTLVDLLSFATDLEAQADQLPRGALENALRGHASSIRQIHRELVVPMEQAMSTLSQSIKLLQRTSNDLPVKVNNILSAIDAAEYLITHNASHVVKQETNGYMQSLVGYFKQYTEWVKSSLTAEVAQCKPISNIVDTMEIVGCSFIVDSVNTFWFGLGGACIFMIPSIIFSIKLSKYYRRMDTEDVFEDGQESWN is encoded by the exons ATGTTGTGGAGCAGGTGTCTcgtcctgctgctctgctggggGGCCACCAGCGGCGAGCAGCAGGCGGATGAGAGGAGCGGAGCCTCGTCCGAGCTCCGGACGGACTCACGGAGACAGCGGTCCCCTCCGCCGGTGGAGCCCCTGGACTTTGGGTTCGTACCGTCGGCGGTTTATGACACCCACGCTTACTACGAGCCGGGGGCCGTAGGGATCCTCTTCCACATGGTCCACGCATTTCTCTACGTGGTTCAGCCGAACTCCTTCCCCAAAG ATGTGATTGTTAAAGTCATTCAGCAAAACATGGGGGGGATCAAAATACAGGAATGGAGAAAG CCAGAAAACGTCGTCCTGTTGCTACAG TGGATCTACTACGAAGCTGGATTCCTCATATGTTCCACCATCGGTATCTTGTTCGTGGTGCTCACCCCGATCATCGGcacgtgtttctgtgtgtgtcgaTGCTGCGAGAACTGTGGAGGGGAGATGcaccagagacagaggaagaacgCCGACTGTCAGAGAGGTTTCTACACGGCCTCGCTCATCgcctcctccatcttcatcat TTTGGGGGTACTTGTTGCATACGCTGCCAACCATAATATTGGCATGCAGATCAAGAGCACTCGCCGATTGATAAATACCAACATGAGAGACCTGAAGACTTTCGCTAACAACACACCTGcg CAAATAGATTACCTGACAGCTCAgtacaccacagcaaagaacaAAGTCCTGTCCGACCTCGACA ACATCGGGCCGTTGTTGGGCGGGAGGATCCACAGTCAGCTGGAGAAAGAGGTGGTCCCGTCACTGGACAATGCCCTGCGAATGGCCGGAG caaAAGTCGAGGGTGCCATTAAAG CCATGCGGGAAACCAAAGAGGCCCTGGAGAACATCAGCTCCTCCCTGGAGGTGCTTCAGGAGGGGACGGGGAAACTTCAGGCCAGTCTGTCGGGGGAGCGGGCCTCTTTGTCCAACACCCTGTCCGACCCCGCCTGCACCAACGGAGCCGTCTCTCACACCTGCAACACCATCCGGTCCACGCTGTCCCAGCTGGGAGTCAACGCAAACTACTTAAGG CTCCCAGATGTCAATCACGCTTTGACCAATGTCCAAACCGTCCTGAGAACAGATCTCAGCAACATTGTACAAAAG GGTTACTCATCCTTTAACGACACTCCGAGTCTGGTTAAAGAGCAAACTAAAAATATCGTCTCAG GAGTGAAAGGCATGCTGGATAAGATCGGCACAGAGATCAACACCTTCGCCAAGATGTTCCCAGTGGAAGCGTCTCTGGCCAATTTCACCATTTTCCTCACTGAAGGGCAGAAGAACATTGAGTCCTTTTACCCGCAGATCGACCAGTTTGAGTTCTACAg gtgGATTGGCTGTGTGGCAGCACTGTGCCTGGTCGTCTTGATCTTGGCCTTCAACATCCTGGGACTGCTCTGTGGTACCTGCGGCTACGATAAGCAAGCCACACCCACAACCAGAGGATGCCTATCAAACACTGGCGGCAACCTGCTAATGGC TGGGGTGGGCTTCTCTTTTATCTTTTCCTGGTTGCTGATGGGCACCGTGACAACGTTGTTTGTTGTTGGCGGCAACGTGGAGAAGCTGATCTGTGAACCGCTGGCAAACCGACAACTATTCCAG ATTATAGACACACCATACCTGGTTCATCCTGCCAAGAGGAACTTCCTTCCTGGGATGCTGTTTCAGAATCCAAACATTGACTTGACTTTGGGAAGCATGTACAG GGAGTGCTATGACAACAATGGTCTGTACCACGCTCTGCAGCTGGAGACCATGTTCAACATCAACACCTTCCTCAACAGAACTGTG TACAACAAGGATCTGGCCAAAGTGTTTGAGAATGTACAAGTGGACCTGCAGGACATCACCCTGCTGGAGCAGGCCGGCAGAGACAACCTCATCAACTTCGCTAACTCTGGAATCGGACAGATTGAGTATGAGACGTACCTGGCTGAG TTAAACAAAGGGGTTACTCTTGTGGATCTCCTGTCCTTCGCTACTGACCTGGAGGCTCAGGCTGATCAACTG ccaCGTGGCGCTCTGGAGAACGCACTGAGAGGACACGCCAGCAGTATCAGACAGATTCACAGAGAACTGGTGGTGCCCATGGAGCAAGCAATG AGCACGCTGAGCCAGAGcatcaaactgctgcagaggacGTCCAACGACCTGCCG GTGAAGGTCAACAACATCCTGAGTGCCATTGATGCAGCAGAGTACCTCATCACTCATAACGCCTCCCATGTGGTGAAGCAG GAAACAAACGGCTACATGCAGAGCTTAGTGGGATACTTCAAGCAGTACACCGAATGGGTCAAAAGCTCT TTAACTGCAGAGGTGGCTCAGTGTAAACCCATCAGTAACATCGTTGACACCATGGAGATCGTTGGGTGCAGCTTCATAGTGGATTCAGTG aacacgTTCTGGTTTGGTCTGGGAGGCGCCTGCATCTTCATGATCCCCAGTATCATCTTCTCCATCAAACTGTCCAAATATTACAGAAGGATGGACACAGAGGACGTCTTTGAAGA tggaCAAGAGAGCTGGAACTGA
- the prom1b gene encoding prominin 1 b isoform X1, whose protein sequence is MLWSRCLVLLLCWGATSGEQQADERSGASSELRTDSRRQRSPPPVEPLDFGFVPSAVYDTHAYYEPGAVGILFHMVHAFLYVVQPNSFPKDVIVKVIQQNMGGIKIQEWRKPENVVLLLQWIYYEAGFLICSTIGILFVVLTPIIGTCFCVCRCCENCGGEMHQRQRKNADCQRGFYTASLIASSIFIILGVLVAYAANHNIGMQIKSTRRLINTNMRDLKTFANNTPAQIDYLTAQYTTAKNKVLSDLDNIGPLLGGRIHSQLEKEVVPSLDNALRMAGAKVEGAIKAMRETKEALENISSSLEVLQEGTGKLQASLSGERASLSNTLSDPACTNGAVSHTCNTIRSTLSQLGVNANYLRLPDVNHALTNVQTVLRTDLSNIVQKGYSSFNDTPSLVKEQTKNIVSALPRVKGMLDKIGTEINTFAKMFPVEASLANFTIFLTEGQKNIESFYPQIDQFEFYRWIGCVAALCLVVLILAFNILGLLCGTCGYDKQATPTTRGCLSNTGGNLLMAGVGFSFIFSWLLMGTVTTLFVVGGNVEKLICEPLANRQLFQIIDTPYLVHPAKRNFLPGMLFQNPNIDLTLGSMYRECYDNNGLYHALQLETMFNINTFLNRTVYNKDLAKVFENVQVDLQDITLLEQAGRDNLINFANSGIGQIEYETYLAELNKGVTLVDLLSFATDLEAQADQLPRGALENALRGHASSIRQIHRELVVPMEQAMKYVRARSTLSQSIKLLQRTSNDLPVKVNNILSAIDAAEYLITHNASHVVKQETNGYMQSLVGYFKQYTEWVKSSLTAEVAQCKPISNIVDTMEIVGCSFIVDSVNTFWFGLGGACIFMIPSIIFSIKLSKYYRRMDTEDVFEDGQESWN, encoded by the exons ATGTTGTGGAGCAGGTGTCTcgtcctgctgctctgctggggGGCCACCAGCGGCGAGCAGCAGGCGGATGAGAGGAGCGGAGCCTCGTCCGAGCTCCGGACGGACTCACGGAGACAGCGGTCCCCTCCGCCGGTGGAGCCCCTGGACTTTGGGTTCGTACCGTCGGCGGTTTATGACACCCACGCTTACTACGAGCCGGGGGCCGTAGGGATCCTCTTCCACATGGTCCACGCATTTCTCTACGTGGTTCAGCCGAACTCCTTCCCCAAAG ATGTGATTGTTAAAGTCATTCAGCAAAACATGGGGGGGATCAAAATACAGGAATGGAGAAAG CCAGAAAACGTCGTCCTGTTGCTACAG TGGATCTACTACGAAGCTGGATTCCTCATATGTTCCACCATCGGTATCTTGTTCGTGGTGCTCACCCCGATCATCGGcacgtgtttctgtgtgtgtcgaTGCTGCGAGAACTGTGGAGGGGAGATGcaccagagacagaggaagaacgCCGACTGTCAGAGAGGTTTCTACACGGCCTCGCTCATCgcctcctccatcttcatcat TTTGGGGGTACTTGTTGCATACGCTGCCAACCATAATATTGGCATGCAGATCAAGAGCACTCGCCGATTGATAAATACCAACATGAGAGACCTGAAGACTTTCGCTAACAACACACCTGcg CAAATAGATTACCTGACAGCTCAgtacaccacagcaaagaacaAAGTCCTGTCCGACCTCGACA ACATCGGGCCGTTGTTGGGCGGGAGGATCCACAGTCAGCTGGAGAAAGAGGTGGTCCCGTCACTGGACAATGCCCTGCGAATGGCCGGAG caaAAGTCGAGGGTGCCATTAAAG CCATGCGGGAAACCAAAGAGGCCCTGGAGAACATCAGCTCCTCCCTGGAGGTGCTTCAGGAGGGGACGGGGAAACTTCAGGCCAGTCTGTCGGGGGAGCGGGCCTCTTTGTCCAACACCCTGTCCGACCCCGCCTGCACCAACGGAGCCGTCTCTCACACCTGCAACACCATCCGGTCCACGCTGTCCCAGCTGGGAGTCAACGCAAACTACTTAAGG CTCCCAGATGTCAATCACGCTTTGACCAATGTCCAAACCGTCCTGAGAACAGATCTCAGCAACATTGTACAAAAG GGTTACTCATCCTTTAACGACACTCCGAGTCTGGTTAAAGAGCAAACTAAAAATATCGTCTCAG CTCTTCCTC GAGTGAAAGGCATGCTGGATAAGATCGGCACAGAGATCAACACCTTCGCCAAGATGTTCCCAGTGGAAGCGTCTCTGGCCAATTTCACCATTTTCCTCACTGAAGGGCAGAAGAACATTGAGTCCTTTTACCCGCAGATCGACCAGTTTGAGTTCTACAg gtgGATTGGCTGTGTGGCAGCACTGTGCCTGGTCGTCTTGATCTTGGCCTTCAACATCCTGGGACTGCTCTGTGGTACCTGCGGCTACGATAAGCAAGCCACACCCACAACCAGAGGATGCCTATCAAACACTGGCGGCAACCTGCTAATGGC TGGGGTGGGCTTCTCTTTTATCTTTTCCTGGTTGCTGATGGGCACCGTGACAACGTTGTTTGTTGTTGGCGGCAACGTGGAGAAGCTGATCTGTGAACCGCTGGCAAACCGACAACTATTCCAG ATTATAGACACACCATACCTGGTTCATCCTGCCAAGAGGAACTTCCTTCCTGGGATGCTGTTTCAGAATCCAAACATTGACTTGACTTTGGGAAGCATGTACAG GGAGTGCTATGACAACAATGGTCTGTACCACGCTCTGCAGCTGGAGACCATGTTCAACATCAACACCTTCCTCAACAGAACTGTG TACAACAAGGATCTGGCCAAAGTGTTTGAGAATGTACAAGTGGACCTGCAGGACATCACCCTGCTGGAGCAGGCCGGCAGAGACAACCTCATCAACTTCGCTAACTCTGGAATCGGACAGATTGAGTATGAGACGTACCTGGCTGAG TTAAACAAAGGGGTTACTCTTGTGGATCTCCTGTCCTTCGCTACTGACCTGGAGGCTCAGGCTGATCAACTG ccaCGTGGCGCTCTGGAGAACGCACTGAGAGGACACGCCAGCAGTATCAGACAGATTCACAGAGAACTGGTGGTGCCCATGGAGCAAGCAATG AAATATGTCAGAGCGCGG AGCACGCTGAGCCAGAGcatcaaactgctgcagaggacGTCCAACGACCTGCCG GTGAAGGTCAACAACATCCTGAGTGCCATTGATGCAGCAGAGTACCTCATCACTCATAACGCCTCCCATGTGGTGAAGCAG GAAACAAACGGCTACATGCAGAGCTTAGTGGGATACTTCAAGCAGTACACCGAATGGGTCAAAAGCTCT TTAACTGCAGAGGTGGCTCAGTGTAAACCCATCAGTAACATCGTTGACACCATGGAGATCGTTGGGTGCAGCTTCATAGTGGATTCAGTG aacacgTTCTGGTTTGGTCTGGGAGGCGCCTGCATCTTCATGATCCCCAGTATCATCTTCTCCATCAAACTGTCCAAATATTACAGAAGGATGGACACAGAGGACGTCTTTGAAGA tggaCAAGAGAGCTGGAACTGA
- the fgfbp2b gene encoding fibroblast growth factor-binding protein 2b has protein sequence MRARMRLLLLVLAATVCLSYAQTNNVSNDSKPQPQQPQQQQQQQQQQQPQQQQQQQQQQQRSIWDEPIRFTTKTKDSCTMVVSGAGDYTRLRVTCKGPSQGQTPARSYYCDFQGKPNLCRAYNLNPRHYFTQLMWEMRKLSHACQGPKVYRPQMCKKYPDEAQMTFMSSWPKPSTPKPSTPKPSKPVQEQRKVVVPAQVKPVATPKPVKPQPQQPGKPQPGKAPQTKKATPKPAKTTTRPTEQTDSKASRIATEYCWKSFHGVCSYFISWFQN, from the coding sequence ATGAGAGCCAGGATGAGACTGTTGCTGCTGGTTCTTGCAGcgactgtttgtttgtcatatGCTCAGACCAACAACGTCAGCAATGACAGCAAGCCTCAGCcgcagcagccacagcagcagcagcagcagcagcagcaacagcaaccgcagcagcaacagcagcagcagcagcagcagcagcgaagcATCTGGGATGAGCCTATTAGATTCACCACCAAGACCAAGGACTCCTGTACCATGGTGGTGTCTGGAGCTGGGGACTATACTCGCCTGCGTGTCACTTGCAAAGGTCCCAGCCAGGGCCAGACCCCGGCACGCTCCTACTACTGCGACTTCCAGGGGAAACCCAACCTGTGCCGTGCCTACAACCTCAACCCTCGCCACTACTTCACCCAGTTGATGTGGGAGATGAGGAAGCTGAGCCACGCCTGCCAGGGACCCAAAGTCTACCGCCCACAGATGTGCAAGAAATACCCCGACGAGGCCCAGATGACCTTCATGAGCTCCTGGCCCAAGCCCAGCACCCCCAAGCCCAGCACCCCCAAGCCCTCCAAGCCCGTGCAGGAGCAGCGCAAAGTGGTGGTGCCCGCTCAGGTCAAGCCCGTCGCCACTCCTAAGCCTGTCAagccccagccccagcagcCCGGCAAGCCCCAGCCAGGCAAGGCCCCCCAGACCAAGAAAGCTACCCCCAAGCCTGCGAAGACCACTACTCGTCCCACAGAGCAGACCGACTCCAAGGCCTCCCGCATAGCTACAGAGTACTGCTGGAAGAGCTTCCACGGCGTGTGCAGCTACTTCATCAGCTGGTTCCAGAACTGA
- the LOC109638292 gene encoding fibroblast growth factor-binding protein 1-like produces MMLLTTLAPWMLLAFLGHQVSLCSGAHKGAASGRGKFTLKNKMQCTWGARDLGQAVRLSVKCENPEARVTGGPTAMECKYNGKPQSCPGYHSDPKGFWKQVARAFKRLQGKVCIDQRALVKAGMCKRAPQEAHFKLDRSSSVASSQGGHPQTTTTRRPRTTSTTTTSTSTGQNCTRHRKAAEEYCNSSWASVCSFLFSMVQSDDC; encoded by the coding sequence ATGATGTTGCTGACGACTCTCGCTCCCTGGATGCTGTTGGCCTTCCTCGGGCACCAGGTCTCTCTGTGCTCCGGTGCGCACAAGGGGGCAGCGAGCGGCCGCGGGAAGTTCACGCTCAAGAACAAGATGCAGTGCACGTGGGGGGCGAGGGACCTGGGACAGGCGGTAAGGCTGTCGGTGAAATGTGAGAACCCGGAGGCGCGCGTCACAGGCGGCCCCACCGCCATGGAGTGTAAATACAACGGTAAACCTCAGAGCTGCCCGGGGTACCACTCCGACCCCAAGGGCTTCTGGAAGCAGGTGGCCCGCGCTTTCAAGAGGCTGCAGGGGAAAGTGTGCATCGACCAGCGCGCACTGGTAAAGGCCGGCATGTGCAAGCGTGCGCCCCAGGAGGCGCACTTCAAGCTGGACCGCTCCAGCTCGGTGGCATCCTCTCAGGGAGGACACCCGCAGACCACCACCACACGTCGGCCCcgcaccacctccaccaccaccacctccacctccaccggACAAAACTGCACCAGGCACCGGAAGGCGGCTGAGGAGTACTGCAACAGCTCGTGGGCCAGTGTGtgctccttcctcttctccatggtgcagagtgaCGACTGTTAG